Proteins encoded in a region of the bacterium genome:
- a CDS encoding response regulator — protein sequence MLILEDDERFAETLATEYRDRGYRVDCANGLASLRALPEFPYDYAIVDLRLRSDSGLNAIPIIKEFSPKARILILTGYGSIATAVRATKLGAFNYLTKPVDVDDIERAFSSDGHRPSDARDTEDETGLSLARHEREYIEYVLAECDGNISRAARRLGLHRQSLQRKLRKYTPR from the coding sequence ATGCTGATCCTCGAAGACGATGAACGCTTCGCAGAAACCCTGGCTACCGAGTACCGGGATCGAGGCTATCGCGTTGACTGCGCGAATGGCCTCGCAAGCCTGCGCGCCCTGCCCGAGTTTCCCTACGACTACGCGATCGTCGACCTGCGATTACGCAGCGACAGCGGACTCAATGCAATCCCCATCATCAAAGAGTTCTCTCCAAAAGCCCGCATTCTGATACTGACGGGATACGGAAGCATCGCAACAGCAGTGCGCGCAACCAAACTAGGAGCTTTCAACTATCTGACCAAGCCCGTAGACGTGGACGACATCGAACGCGCGTTTTCAAGCGACGGACACCGCCCCAGCGATGCGCGGGACACAGAAGACGAAACCGGCTTGAGCCTTGCCCGTCACGAGCGCGAGTACATCGAGTACGTCCTCGCCGAATGCGATGGCAATATCAGTCGTGCGGCGCGTCGTTTGGGACTTCATCGTCAGAGTCTTCAGAGAAAGCTACGAAAATACACGCCAAGATGA